From one Trichoplusia ni isolate ovarian cell line Hi5 unplaced genomic scaffold, tn1 tig00004249, whole genome shotgun sequence genomic stretch:
- the LOC113508251 gene encoding uncharacterized protein LOC113508251, protein MSAPIKTNSAHASKVKPTRSLREKVLSKSAKSVASESLAQPSQTCTADPKPKAASVSDAADQRTAVLQQLKSPVTAYSSACSEASDQKRMSENKRVSEIVIEWEQCNVSPPKPIITDEVDSDASSRTDYTSGRRASILYRTPRRGTGVHMDLATREANTLLQQGKEALEAAGNMKRECKVTAQESLQGLYETVLSLSDSRARYKHSLEKERSRHAQELVRAERAHTRDMLALKETLATELCGAREDIRDTLKATKNIREWLGSETLEALKASAETKKGVQALEATIRKEAESTRKEIARGSGSPGKDIPNPILMRLELNIANITNQLDTLRKQLDRLKQTPKSSATSSAQPIQHECCITPAMVTAASTMERLEAQVLKLTTQLTTHINKPPPPQQDISRHFKPLKEKLQSVSSDIRDLRDRPAPTPAAPNLQSELAIVEVKRTLAEVVKGIGKMSDRTPAPQQPKAAAKPTVQPQSGHTLIVSSTDPKHTGDNVMDKLRVALDLKNSGANINKTRKAKNQKVILSCATREDMDVVKRQIIGKDDLKVQEPKPGNPLVCLRGVEAYQTDAEMESLLWSQNRKILHGIEPGSQTLKLKFRKRARDPVICHPVFKLSPELWKRFTQGKAKVFCGLKGPSL, encoded by the coding sequence ATGTCAGCCCCAATCAAAACAAACTCCGCACACGCGAGCAAGGTCAAGCCGACGCGGTCGCTTCGGGAGAAGGTGCTGTCAAAGTCAGCGAAGTCAGTCGCCTCGGAAAGTTTGGCGCAACCATCGCAGACGTGCACAGCGGACCCAAAGCCGAAAGCGGCCTCGGTATCAGACGCGGCGGACCAAAGGACGGCAGTGCTTCAACAGCTGAAGAGCCCCGTCACAGCTTACAGCTCGGCCTGCTCGGAAGCCTCCGACCAGAAACGCATGAGTGAAAATAAGCGAGTCTCGGAGATTGTAATAGAATGGGAGCAGTGCAACGTCTCCCCACCCAAACCCATAATAACAGACGAGGTGGACTCAGACGCTTCGAGCCGGACAGACTACACGTCCGGCAGGAGGGCGAGCATCCTGTACAGGACACCGAGGAGAGGTACAGGTGTCCACATGGACCTCGCCACAAGGGAGGCGAACACCCTCCTCCAACAAGGAAAAGAGGCGTTGGAGGCGGCCGGCAACATGAAGCGGGAATGCAAGGTCACCGCTCAGGAAAGCCTACAGGGCCTGTATGAGACGGTCCTCTCCTTGTCGGACTCCAGGGCCAGATATAAGCACAGCCTGGAGAAAGAGAGGTCTCGGCACGCGCAGGAACTAGTGCGCGCAGAGCGGGCTCACACGAGGGACATGCTCGCTCTCAAAGAGACCCTCGCCACGGAACTGTGCGGAGCAAGGGAGGACATACGGGACACCCTGAAGGCCACTAAAAACATCAGGGAGTGGCTAGGCTCGGAGACCCTCGAGGCGCTAAAAGCGAGCGCCGAAACGAAGAAAGGTGTCCAAGCGCTTGAGGCGACGATAAGGAAAGAGGCGGAGAGCACGCGAAAGGAGATAGCCAGAGGCTCAGGGTCGCCGGGAAAAGACATCCCGAACCCAATCCTTATGCGCCTCGAGCTGAACATCGCCAACATAACAAATCAGCTCGACACTCTCCGCAAACAGCTGGACCGCCTCAAGCAGACGCCAAAGTCTTCAGCCACCAGCAGCGCGCAGCCCATCCAGCACGAATGCTGCATCACCCCCGCAATGGTGACGGCCGCCTCCACGATGGAAAGACTGGAGGCACAAGTGTTAAAACTGACCACGCAACTCACCACACACATAAACAAACCCCCTCCTCCTCAGCAAGACATCAGCCGACACTTCAAACCACTGAAGGAGAAGCTACAGTCAGTGTCCTCTGATATTAGAGACCTCCGCGACAGGCCAGCCCCCACACCCGCAGCGCCAAACCTGCAATCGGAGCTCGCCATCGTAGAGGTCAAGCGGACGCTGGCTGAAGTTGTCAAAGGAATCGGCAAGATGAGCGATAGGACACCCGCTCCCCAACAACCAAAAGCAGCGGCAAAACCAACCGTCCAGCCACAGTCCGGACACACGTTAATTGTCTCCTCCACAGATCCGAAGCACACGGGAGACAATGTCATGGACAAACTTAGAGTGGCACTAGACCTGAAGAACTCGGGggcgaatataaataaaacaaggaaGGCGAAAAACCAAAAGGTCATCCTAAGCTGCGCGACACGAGAGGACATGGATGTCGTAAAGCGCCAAATCATCGGCAAAGATGACCTGAAGGTTCAAGAGCCGAAACCGGGAAATCCTCTGGTTTGTCTAAGAGGCGTCGAGGCCTACCAAACAGATGCGGAAATGGAGAGTCTCCTTTGGTCACAAAATAGGAAAATCCTCCATGGCATCGAACCGGGAAGCCAAACGCTGAAACTTAAATTCAGGAAAAGAGCCCGTGACCCTGTTATCTGCCACCCAGTCTTCAAGTTGTCCCCAGAACTGTGGAAACGGTTCACGCAAGGCAAAGCTAAAGTGTTCTGCGGCCTAAAGGGACCCTCCCTGTAG
- the LOC113508250 gene encoding uncharacterized protein LOC113508250, with the protein MCSEGDVGTEKRSNQNYLRVGDRANRALRSERWAPAAEKLMVRNQLDSLQRGFVQKICKAYRTVSLTSALLLSGQLLLDLRVAEAATLFRVKKGYSDEFLPPGREVERKAEYLQHPHPSKLVLTEYQQLEDFNSETVETHQVVGPHIYTDGSKIEGKVGAALTWWDGGKEVKQRTFRLEPHNTVFQSELYDSRSSLDLLRCPRATHQLAHNIKEMVRGIREEGRNVKLFWLRAHVGILGNERADELAKKAALTKKTAPDYNKVPISFVKKSIREETVKRWQESPPARDR; encoded by the exons ATGTGCAGCGAGGGTGACGTGGGGACTGAAAAGAGAAGTAACCAGAACTATCTACGTGTCGGTGATAGAGCCAATCGTGCTTTACGCAGCGAGCGCTGGGCCCCTGCGGCTGAGAAGCTGATGGTAAGAAACCAGCTAGACTCACTGCAAAGGGGCTTCGTGCAGAAGATCTGCAAAGCGTACCGCACGGTGTCTCTGACATCGGCACTTCTTCTCTCAGGACAGCTGCTTCTCGACCTTCGGGTAGCCGAGGCAGCCACATTGTTCAGGGTTAAGAAAGGATACTCAGACGAGTTCTTACCACCCGGAAGGGAGGTGGAGCGAAAAGCCGAGTACCTCCAACATCCACATCCGTCAAAACTTGTGCTCACGGAATACCAGCAGCTGGAAGACTTCAACTCCGAAACCGTAGAAACTCACCAGGTGGTCGGTCCTCACATATATACCGACGGAAGCAAAATAGAGGGCAAAGTAGGAGCAGCCCTAACCTGGTGGGACGGAGGAAAGGAGGTGAAGCAAAGAACCTTCCGGCTAGAGCCACACAACACTGTCTTCCAATCGGAACTTTA CGATTCCAGATCGTCTCTCGACCTGCTGAGGTGCCCCAGAGCAACACACCAACTGGCCCATAACATCAAAGAGATGGTGCGTGGAATCCGGGAGGAGGGCAGAAACGTGAAACTCTTCTGGTTGAGAGCACACGTAGGGATACTAGGAAATGAGCGAGCGGATGAGCTGGCCAAAAAGGCGGCTCTCACCAAAAAGACAGCGCCAGACTACAACAAAGTCCCAATTTCGTTCGTGAAAAAGAGCATACGCGAAGAAACGGTTAAGAGGTGGCAGGAAAGTCCTCCAGCACGGGATCGGTGA